TTTCGCCGTCCCGGAAGGTTTTGACAAAAAGGATTTCGATACGATCACAAGAGAAGACAACGGGGAGAAGCAGGTCACGTACAAAGGCTTTCCTCTCTATTATTTTGCAAAAGACCTACAAGAAGGGGATGTAAACGGACAAGGAGTAAAAGATGTATGGTTTGTCGTAAACAGCGAAACAGAATTTGAATAAGCCTGCCCAGGGAACGATCAGTCGCGGTCGTTCCCATCTTTACTTTTAAAATAGTATAATGGCAATATATTTTTATCCAATAACAGGGAGTGCCACATGAAAGAAAATTACGATGCGGAATTAATGAGATTGGTAAACGAAAAACACGGTCACGCATTAGAGGAGCTTTATGATCGATATATAAAGCTTGTTTACGGCTTCGTTATGAAGTTTTGTAATGGGAATGAGGGTAAGACGAAAGAGATTATTCAGTTGGTCTTTTTGAGGCTATGGACAACAAACAGCCATTACGATCCCGCTCAAGGCAGCTTTGTAAATTGGCTCCTCACGATTACTCGCAATATTTGCATTGACTACCACCGCAAAGAGAAGAGGCATACGCAACACTATCAAGAGGAACATGAAGATATCGCCGACCTTGCCAATGCAATCGAGCAACGAGTAAATACGAATGATATTGAGATGGCGAAAAACAAATTGCCGACGGCGCAAAGAAAATTAATCGATTTGCTTTATTGGAAAGGGTATTCTCTTTCAGAGATCGCCAAGCTGGAACAAGAACCGCTCGGCACGATTAAAAGTAGGCTGCACCAAGCTCTTAAAGGTTTGAGGAAACATCTGGAATTGGAGGATATAAAATGAGAAGGGATTGTGATCATTTAATTCCATATATAGCAAGTGAACTCAAAGAGCGCGAACGCATGGCCTTTGATGAACATTTAAAGAATTGTACGGAGTGTAAGAAAGAATATCAGGAATTGTCCCAGGCCTGGCATGCTTTGCCATTTGATTATACCGAAATCGAGGTTCCTGAATCGCTAAAAGGCGAGGTGCTGGGGTTTGTTTTTGATCACCAAACGAAAAGTGGTACGGAAACATTCATGGCTAAAATGAGCAAGCTTGCCATGATGTTCAAAAGCCATTTCACTCCAGTTTCAACCAGTATCGTGGCCTTCTTGTTGCTCGCGATTATTGGCCTTGGAATAGCGAATGTACAGGAAAAAAATCGCCATGCCGAAAATATACCCATTGAGATTTTAACAGCCATTCCCTTAAAAGCAGCCAATCAAAGCCACCCGGGAACAAACGGCATCGCATATATTGTCCAGCAGGGATCAGAGAAAAATTTGGTGGTGCAGGTTCATGAATTACCCGGTGTCGAAGGTTCACAGGTTTACCAGGTTTGGCTGCTGAAAAACGGCACGAGGGAAAATAGCGGCATATTCAAGCCGGACGAAAACGGATCCGGAATACTGACCTACCAGCTCGCCGAAGGGCAGACTTTTGATCAAATCGGCATCACCGTCGAACCGGACGCCAACAGTAGCCAGCCAAGGGGAGACAAAATAGCCGGGTCATAGATGGTAACAGAAAAGGACAGATACATTTTAAATATCTGGCTAACCTTATATTACGAACGGGTGCTAATGTTCAAGAAACTTACCCAAAAATGATCAAACTTTTTTATGAAAATTCCATCTGTATTCTAAAAGGTAATGAAGGCACCACACTATATTTTTGGTCATTGTCATGAACAAAACATCTATCAAAAAGCAGATGTACATTTTTATATTAACGCCCTGGGATATCCAAGTGAACAATTAATACAGCAAATTAGATCGTTTACTTTAGGCTGGCACAAGAATCCTAATCGTGCCAGCCTTTTTCAACCTCTCTTGTTAGTTTGAGTCCATTTTCTGCGGCATACTTTTCTATTCTTTTCTATTCTTTCCTACGCTACTCCATCTCAAAATGCCCATTTTCGGTATTCACGCCAGTATCCCCAACTACTCTAACCAGTTTGTTACTCCTGTTACTGATTGATTTTCGTAAAGCTCCCGTTTGAGACCTAACAGTAGATCAGGGTTTATACGCGTATACGTAATAAAGTTCTTCCCCTCCACACTAGATAATCGGTTTAAATACGGTATGCAGTCGTTCGTGTCGTGCCCGTCAATCCGTCCGCTGACCGCTCCCCGTCTTTTCCGAACACTCCACTCACTTTGTATCACTGTAAAACGATATTCCCCTGCCAAGCATCATGGGCACTCATTCAAATACCGATTTCCCCTTCCGAAAGTCAGTTAAAATTGGTTTGCTGCAAAACTAGTTTCTTCCTTCTGCATGTGGGTTGTTTCTCTCTCCGCTCTGTCTATGTTTCCCTATCCTCGTTCTA
The window above is part of the Solibacillus sp. FSL H8-0538 genome. Proteins encoded here:
- a CDS encoding RNA polymerase sigma factor, which codes for MKENYDAELMRLVNEKHGHALEELYDRYIKLVYGFVMKFCNGNEGKTKEIIQLVFLRLWTTNSHYDPAQGSFVNWLLTITRNICIDYHRKEKRHTQHYQEEHEDIADLANAIEQRVNTNDIEMAKNKLPTAQRKLIDLLYWKGYSLSEIAKLEQEPLGTIKSRLHQALKGLRKHLELEDIK
- a CDS encoding anti-sigma factor; the protein is MRRDCDHLIPYIASELKERERMAFDEHLKNCTECKKEYQELSQAWHALPFDYTEIEVPESLKGEVLGFVFDHQTKSGTETFMAKMSKLAMMFKSHFTPVSTSIVAFLLLAIIGLGIANVQEKNRHAENIPIEILTAIPLKAANQSHPGTNGIAYIVQQGSEKNLVVQVHELPGVEGSQVYQVWLLKNGTRENSGIFKPDENGSGILTYQLAEGQTFDQIGITVEPDANSSQPRGDKIAGS